The following proteins are co-located in the Corynebacterium aquilae DSM 44791 genome:
- a CDS encoding class I SAM-dependent methyltransferase: MPTWNDLISNNPAHSQNYAERWDRFENQGEDIVGEARLIDAMASRGAKILDAGCGQGRIGGYLAQAGHDVTGIDLDPYLVEIARAKYPEAVFVVGDLSADEMPGGPYELIVSAGNVVAFLEEDGRLPALKALARVLDRNGRLVIGFGSGRGYTFEEFLADAHSAGLREQNRYSSWDLQPFSEDSTFLVSVLVHA, from the coding sequence ATGCCCACATGGAACGACTTGATTTCGAACAATCCAGCCCACTCGCAGAACTACGCCGAACGGTGGGATCGCTTTGAAAACCAGGGCGAAGACATTGTTGGTGAGGCACGACTCATTGACGCCATGGCTTCGCGCGGCGCCAAAATCCTCGACGCCGGCTGCGGGCAGGGGCGCATCGGCGGATACTTGGCGCAAGCCGGACACGACGTCACCGGCATTGATCTCGACCCGTATTTGGTCGAAATCGCCCGGGCCAAATACCCCGAAGCTGTATTCGTCGTTGGAGACCTCAGCGCCGATGAAATGCCAGGCGGACCCTACGAGCTGATCGTTTCCGCAGGAAACGTGGTCGCTTTCCTCGAGGAAGATGGGCGCCTGCCCGCGCTCAAAGCTCTCGCACGGGTTCTCGACCGCAACGGCCGACTGGTCATCGGTTTTGGCTCCGGCCGTGGCTACACCTTCGAAGAATTCCTCGCAGATGCCCACAGTGCGGGCCTGCGCGAGCAAAACCGCTACTCCTCCTGGGATCTGCAGCCGTTTAGCGAGGACTCCACCTTTCTGGTGAGCGTCTTGGTCCACGCATAA
- a CDS encoding class I SAM-dependent methyltransferase has product MTFSHLSGIDAAVWPDVVEVPQVPFSRQAVRQAEGELARACREAGINVDPEVDAPLSLVVHHDAVFARMAARGWLGFVEGFLAGEWDCPDVESVLAALMDVDFSPGGSRLRKPPAPRSPLPRHAGGDLPWDVVSLYSPMSVPAELSGMYASGVATTVREEIDNVAPNAGKNGVPSKVFVDVTTVQAPVGVERADLAAAQARSVESLLDLAWVTRGSDVLDIPSTTPMVALLASERGAIVDCLCMDEQVAHDMADAVGERATVEWCADVIPSRNQWRGRYEAIVSAARLEVLGPAGRKEFAAMLDRLLGPAGRAAVQTLCTKRALARCELAALEPLLRYVWPAFDPVSVDSLRRTFDGSTGVRIVAEKHFGSHLELTTRLQAQLFAAHERKAAAAGIDVVTRRLWRYCFALIAVLAQREAFDVVQLGIARKPRAVTRR; this is encoded by the coding sequence GTGACTTTTTCTCATTTGTCTGGGATTGATGCGGCTGTGTGGCCGGATGTGGTGGAGGTTCCACAGGTGCCGTTTTCTCGTCAGGCGGTGCGTCAGGCGGAGGGGGAGCTGGCGCGCGCGTGTCGGGAGGCGGGGATCAATGTTGATCCTGAGGTGGATGCGCCGTTGAGTTTGGTGGTCCATCATGATGCGGTGTTTGCGCGGATGGCGGCGCGTGGCTGGTTGGGTTTTGTGGAGGGGTTTTTGGCGGGCGAGTGGGATTGCCCGGATGTGGAGTCGGTGTTGGCGGCGTTGATGGATGTTGATTTTTCACCGGGTGGTTCGCGGTTGCGGAAGCCGCCGGCGCCGCGGTCGCCGTTGCCGCGTCATGCTGGCGGTGATTTGCCGTGGGATGTGGTGTCTTTGTATTCGCCGATGTCTGTTCCTGCGGAGTTGTCGGGGATGTATGCCTCTGGGGTGGCGACGACGGTGCGGGAGGAGATCGATAATGTGGCGCCGAATGCGGGGAAAAATGGGGTGCCGTCGAAGGTGTTTGTGGATGTGACGACGGTGCAGGCGCCGGTGGGGGTGGAGCGTGCTGATTTGGCTGCGGCGCAGGCCCGGAGTGTGGAGTCGCTGTTGGATTTGGCGTGGGTGACGCGGGGATCTGATGTGTTGGATATTCCGTCGACGACGCCGATGGTGGCTTTGTTGGCTAGTGAGCGGGGGGCGATTGTGGATTGTTTGTGTATGGATGAGCAGGTTGCGCACGATATGGCTGATGCGGTGGGGGAGCGCGCGACGGTGGAGTGGTGTGCGGATGTGATTCCTTCCCGTAATCAGTGGCGGGGTCGTTATGAGGCGATTGTGTCGGCGGCCCGTTTGGAGGTGTTGGGTCCTGCGGGGCGCAAGGAGTTCGCGGCGATGCTGGATCGTTTGTTGGGTCCTGCGGGGCGGGCTGCGGTGCAGACGTTGTGTACGAAGCGGGCGTTGGCGCGTTGTGAGTTGGCGGCGTTGGAGCCACTGTTGCGGTATGTGTGGCCGGCGTTTGATCCGGTGTCGGTGGATAGTTTGCGGCGTACTTTTGATGGGTCGACGGGGGTGCGGATCGTTGCGGAGAAGCATTTTGGGTCGCATTTGGAGTTGACGACGCGGTTGCAGGCGCAGTTGTTTGCGGCGCATGAGCGTAAGGCTGCGGCGGCGGGTATTGATGTGGTCACTAGGCGCCTGTGGCGTTATTGCTTTGCGTTGATTGCGGTGTTGGCGCAGCGGGAGGCTTTTGATGTGGTGCAGTTGGGGATTGCCCGTAAGCCGCGGGCGGTAACGCGCCGCTAG
- a CDS encoding FAD-binding and (Fe-S)-binding domain-containing protein: MTQLLSPNPQRIGQPAGATPLPDAVPASRWAGTPEQLKNDLIELLGPDNVLTRISDLVRYASDASPYRQVPQVVVQPRNATDLSKLMVFAREHKRNLVFRSGGTSLNGQAMTDDILVDTKTHFRGMEVRDGGKRIWARPGVILGDAQAVLARHGYMIGADPGSTSVCTIGGVLSCNSGGMRCSVERDSYHTLESATIVLPSGSIIDTAAADADEQLRALEPGIYEGLLALRDEIRGDDELVALLKRKFSIRNTNGIRLDAFLDEDRPVDILLKLMVSAEGTFGALTEAVIRTVELPRKKAVAWVMLPDLKQAARYVHSIMEAGALACELLVAPVMKRSVGNFPQAPKEWADIDDNEAALLVEVGGADEDGLAAACQAVEKVLEGAELTAPLEFDSTAAGMAGAWQIRNGLFGLIGADRPQGTALITEDVCFPPADVGEASSDLIDLLGKFGYPQMVMGHAAFGNLHFFLLPRLAVEEERKAYAQFLDELAELVIGKYQGSLKAEHGTGVNMAPFVEYEWGSKAFGYMWRVKDLLDPAGILAPDVKLTRHQDVHLNNFKSFPKVEDEINDCVECGFCEPVCPSRHVTVTPRQRIVLRREMARQPENSPLLKVLQDEYQYDAIDMCAADGVCSVACPVSIDTGKVMKGLRAQQVSDAANKAALVVAKNWGAIARSLRLGVGAAGVVQRAFGYRALAAVADTLRTVISRDLLPTVPGALPGPGEAHLPETFREGATAVYFPACINRIFGTPHGKPGLQLPEAVVELGRRAGRPVWIPADVKDDCCGTPWSSKGYKDGFRYQAEKIAQDLWEWSEGGKLPIIVDAASCTHGIIDNVPEVLTGELKNKFESLEILDIVEWLHREVGEALTFTEHYQAVAVHPTCSTTHMGINDQLTDLVALCTEDVVVPVGTSCCGTAGDRGLLHPELVESATREERRTLDARDFDAFVSDNRTCEMGLEMIAGKPFENIAIFLERASRPVVTP; the protein is encoded by the coding sequence ATGACTCAACTCCTTTCCCCGAATCCGCAGCGTATCGGCCAGCCCGCCGGTGCCACACCGTTGCCCGACGCGGTGCCCGCTTCTCGCTGGGCCGGTACCCCCGAGCAGTTGAAAAATGACCTCATTGAGCTGCTTGGCCCGGACAATGTCTTAACTCGCATTAGCGACCTGGTGCGCTATGCCTCCGACGCCAGCCCCTATCGACAGGTGCCGCAGGTTGTTGTGCAGCCCCGCAACGCCACCGATCTGTCGAAGTTGATGGTTTTTGCTCGCGAGCACAAGCGCAATTTGGTGTTCCGCAGTGGTGGCACCTCCCTCAATGGCCAGGCCATGACCGATGACATTTTGGTCGATACTAAGACCCACTTCCGTGGCATGGAGGTGCGTGACGGCGGGAAACGCATTTGGGCTCGCCCGGGCGTGATTCTGGGGGATGCGCAGGCGGTGCTGGCCCGGCATGGCTACATGATTGGTGCGGATCCGGGCTCGACCTCGGTATGCACCATCGGCGGTGTGTTGTCCTGCAACTCAGGTGGCATGCGGTGTTCGGTGGAGCGCGACAGCTACCACACCTTGGAATCTGCCACGATCGTGCTTCCTAGTGGCTCGATCATTGACACTGCGGCCGCGGACGCGGATGAGCAGCTGCGAGCCCTGGAGCCCGGCATTTATGAGGGCCTGCTGGCGTTGCGCGATGAGATTCGCGGGGACGATGAGTTGGTGGCGCTGCTGAAGCGGAAGTTTTCTATCCGTAACACCAACGGCATTCGTTTGGATGCGTTTTTGGATGAGGATCGCCCGGTCGATATTTTGCTGAAGCTCATGGTGTCCGCTGAGGGTACTTTCGGCGCGCTGACTGAGGCGGTGATCCGCACGGTGGAGCTGCCCCGCAAGAAGGCTGTGGCATGGGTGATGCTGCCTGATCTGAAGCAGGCGGCCCGGTATGTGCACTCCATCATGGAGGCTGGCGCGTTGGCCTGTGAGCTGCTGGTGGCGCCGGTGATGAAGCGCTCGGTGGGCAATTTCCCCCAGGCTCCGAAAGAGTGGGCGGATATTGACGACAATGAGGCTGCCTTGCTGGTTGAGGTTGGCGGCGCTGACGAGGATGGTTTGGCTGCTGCTTGCCAGGCGGTGGAGAAGGTGCTCGAAGGCGCGGAGTTGACTGCCCCGCTGGAGTTTGATTCCACCGCCGCTGGCATGGCTGGTGCTTGGCAGATCCGTAATGGCCTGTTCGGCTTGATTGGTGCGGACCGCCCGCAGGGCACCGCCCTGATTACGGAGGACGTGTGTTTCCCGCCGGCGGATGTGGGCGAGGCCTCGTCGGATCTGATCGATTTGTTGGGTAAGTTCGGCTATCCGCAGATGGTGATGGGCCACGCCGCGTTCGGCAACTTGCACTTCTTCTTGCTTCCCCGCCTGGCGGTGGAGGAGGAACGCAAGGCTTATGCCCAATTCTTGGATGAGCTGGCGGAGCTGGTGATTGGCAAATACCAGGGCTCACTGAAGGCGGAGCACGGTACCGGCGTGAATATGGCACCGTTCGTGGAGTACGAGTGGGGCTCGAAGGCCTTTGGCTACATGTGGCGGGTCAAGGATCTGCTGGATCCGGCCGGCATTTTGGCCCCGGATGTGAAGCTGACCCGCCATCAGGATGTGCACTTGAACAATTTCAAGTCTTTCCCGAAGGTGGAAGACGAGATCAATGATTGTGTGGAGTGCGGGTTCTGCGAGCCGGTGTGTCCTTCCCGCCACGTGACGGTGACTCCCCGCCAGCGCATCGTGTTGCGCCGTGAGATGGCCCGTCAGCCGGAAAATTCTCCGCTGCTGAAGGTGCTGCAGGACGAGTACCAGTACGACGCGATCGATATGTGTGCCGCCGATGGGGTGTGCTCCGTGGCCTGCCCGGTGTCCATCGACACCGGCAAGGTGATGAAGGGCCTGCGCGCCCAGCAGGTCAGCGATGCGGCCAATAAGGCGGCCTTGGTGGTGGCGAAAAACTGGGGCGCGATCGCCCGTTCGCTGCGCCTGGGCGTGGGGGCCGCGGGAGTGGTGCAGCGCGCCTTCGGCTATCGGGCCTTGGCCGCGGTGGCCGATACTTTGCGCACCGTTATCAGCCGCGATCTGCTGCCGACGGTGCCGGGTGCGCTGCCCGGCCCCGGTGAGGCCCACCTGCCGGAAACTTTCCGCGAAGGCGCCACCGCCGTGTACTTCCCCGCCTGCATTAACCGCATTTTCGGCACTCCCCACGGCAAACCCGGCCTGCAGCTGCCGGAAGCTGTGGTGGAGTTGGGCCGGCGCGCCGGCCGTCCGGTGTGGATTCCGGCAGATGTCAAGGATGATTGCTGTGGAACCCCGTGGTCGTCGAAGGGCTACAAGGATGGCTTCCGCTACCAGGCCGAAAAAATCGCCCAGGATCTGTGGGAGTGGTCCGAGGGAGGCAAGCTGCCCATCATCGTCGATGCCGCCTCGTGTACCCACGGCATCATCGACAATGTCCCGGAGGTGCTGACCGGGGAACTAAAGAACAAGTTCGAGTCCCTGGAGATTCTCGACATCGTCGAGTGGCTGCACCGGGAGGTCGGCGAGGCGCTGACCTTCACCGAGCACTACCAGGCGGTGGCCGTCCACCCCACGTGTTCGACTACGCACATGGGCATCAACGATCAGCTCACCGACCTGGTCGCCCTGTGCACTGAGGACGTTGTGGTGCCGGTGGGCACCAGCTGCTGTGGCACCGCCGGTGACCGTGGACTTTTGCACCCCGAGCTCGTGGAGTCCGCCACCCGCGAGGAACGCCGCACGCTGGACGCCCGCGACTTTGACGCTTTTGTCTCCGACAACCGCACCTGCGAGATGGGGCTGGAAATGATCGCCGGCAAACCCTTCGAAAACATCGCGATCTTCCTCGAACGCGCCTCCCGCCCGGTCGTCACCCCCTAG
- the thiD gene encoding bifunctional hydroxymethylpyrimidine kinase/phosphomethylpyrimidine kinase: protein MTTPSTHQPTRVPRVLAIAGTDPSGGAGIHADIKSISAAGGYAMGAVTAIVSQNTRGVNAVFPLPPQVIEQQIQAVVDDVSIDAVKVGMLGDEDTIAAVAPFLRHLHGSVPIVVDPVMVSTSGHRLLSEGAVDALRALLSQADVLTPNVPELEILCGADTGSLTCREDVGQAARAVMQQHNISVIAKGGHLDATDVGNTVFDRAGAIQHCSSARVDSTATHGTGCSLSSALATRIGAGDSLYQATVWSTRWLRHAIACGEALSVGHGHGPVDHFAHIRPEHGWLDPTRNPLR, encoded by the coding sequence ATGACTACGCCATCCACGCACCAGCCAACTCGCGTCCCACGCGTGCTGGCGATTGCCGGAACTGACCCCTCCGGGGGCGCGGGAATCCATGCGGACATTAAGTCCATTTCGGCCGCCGGCGGGTACGCCATGGGGGCGGTTACCGCCATCGTCAGCCAAAACACGCGGGGCGTCAACGCCGTTTTTCCACTTCCCCCACAAGTCATTGAGCAGCAAATCCAGGCGGTCGTTGATGATGTCAGCATTGATGCCGTCAAGGTCGGAATGCTCGGCGATGAGGACACCATCGCCGCAGTGGCGCCTTTTCTCCGCCACCTTCATGGCTCCGTTCCCATTGTGGTGGATCCGGTGATGGTGTCGACCTCCGGGCATCGCCTGCTGTCTGAGGGTGCTGTGGATGCATTGCGCGCACTACTTTCACAAGCCGATGTGCTCACCCCAAACGTGCCGGAATTAGAGATCCTCTGTGGTGCCGACACCGGCAGTCTGACATGCCGGGAAGATGTGGGCCAAGCCGCCCGGGCGGTGATGCAACAGCACAACATATCGGTGATCGCCAAGGGCGGCCACTTAGACGCAACAGACGTGGGAAACACGGTGTTCGATCGTGCAGGAGCCATCCAGCATTGCTCTTCAGCACGGGTTGATTCGACCGCAACTCACGGCACAGGCTGCTCCCTATCCTCAGCGCTTGCTACCCGCATCGGGGCAGGCGACAGTCTCTATCAGGCCACTGTGTGGTCAACACGCTGGTTGCGGCATGCCATCGCCTGCGGCGAAGCGCTATCCGTGGGTCACGGGCACGGTCCGGTCGACCATTTCGCGCACATCAGACCCGAGCACGGCTGGCTGGATCCCACCAGAAACCCCTTGCGCTAA
- a CDS encoding DedA family protein: MFDVDMLLSSFGLLGILIIVFMETGLLIGFIFPGDTLLFTAGMMAHADPPFTPLWTLMVGIPIAAMLGDQLGYFIGRKVGPAIIHTRAMQWIGPEAVEKSHHFFDRFGAATVFLARFIAVVRTVTPVVAGFSHMDHRKFTFYSVLGSAAWGGLIPLFGYLLGEIPIVQKYMHWFILAGLATLLIPFGYQVYNIIKKQRQHQNHTPPTPAEATTPNQS, from the coding sequence ATGTTCGACGTTGATATGCTGCTGAGCTCCTTTGGGCTTCTCGGCATCCTCATCATCGTCTTCATGGAAACCGGACTTCTCATCGGCTTCATCTTCCCCGGCGACACCCTCCTTTTCACCGCCGGCATGATGGCCCACGCCGACCCGCCCTTCACCCCCCTATGGACCCTCATGGTCGGCATCCCCATTGCCGCCATGCTCGGCGACCAACTCGGCTACTTCATCGGCCGCAAAGTCGGCCCCGCCATCATCCACACCCGCGCCATGCAATGGATCGGACCCGAAGCGGTAGAAAAATCCCACCACTTCTTCGACCGCTTCGGCGCCGCCACGGTATTCCTCGCACGCTTCATCGCCGTCGTCCGCACCGTCACCCCCGTCGTCGCCGGATTCAGCCACATGGACCACCGAAAATTCACCTTCTACTCGGTGCTCGGATCCGCAGCCTGGGGCGGACTCATCCCACTATTCGGCTATCTGCTCGGCGAAATTCCCATCGTGCAAAAATACATGCACTGGTTCATCCTCGCAGGACTCGCAACCCTGCTCATCCCCTTCGGCTACCAGGTGTACAACATCATCAAAAAGCAACGCCAACACCAAAACCACACACCACCAACCCCCGCCGAAGCCACAACCCCCAACCAAAGCTAA
- a CDS encoding bile acid:sodium symporter family protein, whose protein sequence is MSLLDTPSVHDARDETKEDMSAKLAVAVFPLVVIVGAIFAYLNPTPMLGFKPHLTNLLMVIMFCMGLTLTLPDISEVLRRPWPIFLGVAAQYIVMPASALMVSKMLGFGPELAIGLLLLGSVPGGTASNVIAYLAKGDVALSVAMTSVSTLLSPLLTPVIMLWLADAETQVNAGGMMISLVKTVLVPVVGGLLLRVIANRLVTALLPVLPWLSIIVIGIVLMTVVAVNSERLATVGLIVVVGVAIQNLVGFIIGYFAPKLLKQREAACRTTSIEVATQNSALASAMATQFFSAEAAIPGAVAAVYANVSGAVYAAIVRRRPMTD, encoded by the coding sequence ATGAGTCTGCTCGACACCCCCAGCGTGCACGATGCGCGCGATGAGACCAAAGAGGACATGTCCGCCAAGCTGGCGGTCGCCGTGTTTCCTCTCGTCGTCATCGTCGGCGCAATTTTCGCGTACCTGAACCCCACCCCGATGCTGGGATTCAAACCGCACCTGACCAACCTGCTGATGGTCATCATGTTCTGCATGGGCCTGACCCTGACGCTGCCGGACATTAGTGAGGTGCTGCGTCGCCCTTGGCCCATCTTCCTAGGGGTGGCAGCACAATACATCGTGATGCCGGCTTCCGCTCTGATGGTGTCGAAGATGCTGGGCTTCGGCCCGGAGCTGGCGATCGGCTTGCTGCTTTTGGGCAGTGTGCCGGGTGGAACGGCCTCCAACGTCATTGCCTACCTGGCTAAAGGCGATGTGGCGTTGTCGGTGGCCATGACCAGCGTGTCGACGCTGCTGTCGCCGCTGCTGACTCCGGTGATCATGCTGTGGCTTGCCGATGCCGAAACCCAAGTTAATGCCGGCGGCATGATGATTTCGCTGGTCAAAACCGTGCTGGTTCCCGTGGTGGGCGGCTTGTTGCTGCGTGTGATCGCTAACCGTTTGGTGACCGCGCTGCTGCCGGTGCTGCCGTGGTTGTCGATCATCGTCATCGGAATCGTGCTGATGACCGTGGTGGCAGTTAACTCTGAGCGTTTGGCCACCGTTGGTCTGATCGTGGTTGTTGGCGTGGCCATCCAAAACTTGGTGGGCTTCATCATCGGCTACTTTGCTCCGAAGCTGCTCAAGCAGCGTGAGGCGGCCTGTAGGACCACCTCCATCGAGGTGGCCACCCAAAACTCGGCCCTGGCCAGTGCCATGGCAACCCAGTTCTTTAGCGCCGAGGCGGCAATCCCGGGCGCAGTCGCCGCCGTCTACGCCAACGTCTCCGGCGCGGTATATGCGGCCATCGTCCGCCGCCGTCCCATGACTGACTAG
- a CDS encoding glycosyltransferase 87 family protein codes for MPVDTRLPHAASRLNPDQRTLVVCGIGVGLLLWALKTNFLLATDGFLMDLQVFQDAGRAFRTGGPLFDGFDSRSGFAFIYPPFAALLMAPLAYIPQTALQLGWNLGQFFCVFTIVGAGLYLAGFDKRTSAIYSFCALGVAMSAEPIRNGMGFGQIDTYLAMLVIADVAGILPRKFRGLGVGLAAGIKVTPAAFGLVFLIRRDFGAAARSVAMGVATLVIGFIVRPHDSKHFWLVEMWNTDRAGQKDFFRNQALSGFIARNITAPDTTTFTVLWAGFALVIGAVGLWAMIRYSRRGFPLLSLAMFILLLCYLQPYAVTHHWAIGIIWVAVVIWLFAIGHATRWAALAFGAIQWWGPNFLLDPDRHFATWQRVFGEIQSVTMLVAIVVMIFWATKITDRHPATRKY; via the coding sequence GTGCCCGTCGACACCCGACTTCCCCACGCCGCTTCGCGTCTTAACCCCGACCAACGCACTCTCGTTGTGTGCGGCATTGGTGTGGGGCTGCTGCTGTGGGCGCTGAAAACCAACTTCCTGCTCGCCACCGACGGTTTCCTCATGGATCTGCAGGTCTTCCAGGACGCCGGCCGCGCATTCCGCACCGGTGGCCCCCTGTTCGATGGTTTCGATTCCCGCAGCGGTTTCGCCTTTATCTACCCACCTTTTGCCGCGCTCCTTATGGCCCCGTTGGCCTATATTCCGCAAACCGCCTTGCAGCTGGGATGGAACCTGGGCCAGTTCTTCTGCGTTTTCACCATCGTTGGCGCGGGCCTCTACCTCGCCGGGTTCGATAAGCGCACCAGCGCTATCTATTCTTTCTGCGCCTTGGGCGTGGCAATGAGCGCAGAACCCATCCGCAATGGCATGGGATTCGGCCAAATTGACACCTATCTGGCAATGCTGGTCATCGCCGATGTGGCCGGGATCCTGCCACGCAAGTTCCGGGGACTCGGGGTGGGCCTGGCCGCCGGCATCAAGGTCACCCCGGCAGCATTTGGTCTGGTGTTTCTCATCAGACGCGATTTCGGCGCCGCCGCCCGAAGCGTAGCGATGGGAGTGGCCACCCTGGTCATCGGTTTTATCGTCCGCCCCCACGATTCCAAACATTTTTGGCTGGTGGAAATGTGGAACACCGACCGCGCGGGTCAAAAGGACTTCTTCCGAAACCAAGCGCTGTCTGGTTTCATTGCCCGCAACATCACCGCCCCCGACACCACAACATTCACCGTGTTGTGGGCAGGCTTTGCCCTGGTCATCGGCGCGGTGGGATTGTGGGCGATGATCCGTTACTCCCGTCGCGGTTTCCCCCTGCTATCCCTTGCCATGTTTATTTTGCTGCTGTGTTACCTGCAGCCCTATGCGGTAACCCATCACTGGGCGATTGGGATCATCTGGGTTGCTGTCGTGATCTGGTTGTTTGCCATCGGTCACGCCACCAGGTGGGCTGCTTTGGCGTTTGGCGCTATTCAGTGGTGGGGGCCGAACTTCCTGTTGGATCCCGACCGCCACTTCGCGACCTGGCAGCGGGTCTTTGGCGAGATCCAATCGGTGACGATGCTGGTGGCCATCGTGGTGATGATCTTCTGGGCCACCAAGATCACCGATCGCCACCCAGCAACTCGCAAATACTAA
- a CDS encoding NAD(P)/FAD-dependent oxidoreductase — protein sequence MTDKPFRPEGGRHHVVIIGSGFGGLFATHKLAKADVDVTLIDRTNHHLFQPLLYQVATGILSSGEIAPSTRQILKDQDNANVVKGEVVDINVDSKIVTTRLGDFTRTYEYDSLIVAAGASQSYFGNDHFAQYAPGMKSIDDALELRARIIGAFERAELCNDPAERERLLTFVVVGAGPTGVELAGQLAEMAHRTLKGEYSNFDPASAKIILLDGAPQVLPPFGKRLGRNAQRQLEKLGVTVKLNSIVTNVDETSVTYKSTKDDSEETIHSFCKIWSAGVQASPLGKLVADQCGVEVDRAGRVPVNPDLSVGDHSDVFVIGDMMSYNQLPGVAQVAIQAGEYVAENLAAEADGRPANSREAFEYFDKGSMATISRFSAVVKLGKVEVTGFVGWLLWLAVHLMFLVGFRNRFVSAIAWGLNSVSRDRWQLVTTRQQLHARTALGKLKDCAAGADTPIELKDTERYGG from the coding sequence ATGACTGACAAGCCGTTTCGCCCCGAAGGTGGGCGTCACCACGTTGTCATCATCGGTTCCGGTTTCGGCGGCCTCTTCGCCACCCACAAGCTGGCCAAAGCCGACGTCGACGTCACCCTGATCGACCGCACCAACCACCACCTGTTCCAACCGCTGCTGTACCAGGTGGCAACCGGCATCCTGTCCTCCGGCGAAATCGCCCCCTCCACCCGCCAGATCCTCAAAGATCAGGACAACGCCAACGTCGTCAAGGGCGAGGTCGTCGACATCAACGTCGACTCCAAGATCGTCACCACCCGACTCGGCGACTTCACCCGCACCTACGAATACGACTCCCTCATCGTCGCCGCCGGTGCCTCCCAGTCCTACTTCGGCAACGACCACTTCGCCCAGTACGCGCCGGGCATGAAGTCCATCGACGACGCCCTGGAGCTGCGCGCACGCATCATCGGCGCATTCGAACGTGCCGAGCTGTGCAACGATCCGGCCGAGCGGGAACGCCTGCTCACCTTCGTCGTGGTCGGTGCCGGCCCCACCGGTGTCGAGCTGGCCGGCCAGCTCGCCGAGATGGCCCACCGCACGCTAAAGGGCGAATACTCCAACTTCGATCCCGCCAGCGCCAAGATCATCCTCCTCGATGGTGCCCCGCAGGTCCTGCCGCCCTTCGGCAAGCGCCTGGGCCGCAACGCTCAGCGCCAGCTGGAAAAGCTCGGCGTCACTGTGAAGCTCAACAGCATTGTCACCAACGTTGACGAAACCTCGGTGACCTACAAGTCCACCAAGGACGACTCCGAGGAGACCATCCACAGCTTCTGCAAGATCTGGTCCGCCGGTGTCCAGGCCAGCCCCCTGGGCAAGCTCGTCGCCGACCAGTGTGGCGTGGAAGTTGACCGCGCAGGTCGTGTTCCGGTCAACCCGGATCTGTCCGTCGGCGATCACTCCGATGTGTTCGTCATCGGCGACATGATGAGCTACAACCAGCTGCCCGGCGTTGCCCAGGTCGCCATCCAGGCCGGCGAGTACGTCGCCGAGAACCTCGCCGCCGAGGCCGATGGCCGTCCCGCGAACTCTCGCGAAGCTTTCGAGTACTTCGATAAGGGCTCCATGGCCACCATCTCCCGCTTCTCTGCTGTGGTGAAGCTCGGCAAGGTTGAGGTCACCGGTTTCGTCGGCTGGCTGCTCTGGCTGGCCGTCCACCTGATGTTCCTGGTGGGCTTCCGCAACCGCTTCGTCTCCGCTATTGCCTGGGGCCTGAACTCCGTATCCCGTGACCGCTGGCAGCTGGTCACCACCCGCCAGCAGCTGCACGCCCGCACCGCTTTGGGCAAGCTTAAAGATTGCGCCGCCGGTGCTGATACCCCGATTGAGCTCAAGGACACCGAGCGTTACGGCGGTTAA